CGAGGCGCACCGCGCCCCGATCGGCTTCGGGGAGCTCCAGGAAGAACCCGTAGTTCTTGCGCTCCGCCTCCCGCAGCGGCGCCTGGGGGGACATGTTGATCGCCTTGAGGCGCGTCTCGGTCTTGTTGCGGGCGGGGCAGATCTCGACGCACAGCCCGCAGCCGGTGCAGTCCTCAGCGGCCACCTGGACGGTGTACCGGGTGCCGGCGGGAAACTCGGATCCCTTCCAGTCCATGCTCTTGAAAGTCTCCGGCCGGCCGGCGAGCGCTTCGCCGGGGTAGGCCTTCACCCGGATGGCGGCGTGCGGGCAGACCAGCGCGCACTTGTTGCACTGGATGCACCACGACTCGTCCCACGCCGGAACCTCCAGGGCGATGTTGCGCTTCTCCCAGCGCGCCGTGTCGGTGGGATAGGTCCCGTCCACGGGCAGGGCGCTGACCGGCAGCAGGTCGCCGCGGCCCGCCATGATCTCGGCGGTGACGCGCTGCACGAAATCGGGCGCGCGCCCGGAGAGGACGGGGGGACGCCAGCGGGCGGCGGGCGCCGCGGCAGGGATCGTCACCTCGTGAAGCTGCGCCAGGGCGCCGTCGACGGCAGCGAAGTTCATCGACGCGATCTGCTCGCTCTTCTTGCCGTAGCTCTTGCGGATCGATTCCTTGATCGCTTCGATCGCCTCGTGCTTGGGCATCACGCCCGAGATGGCGAAGAAGCAGGTCTGCATGACGGTGTTGATCCGCCGTCCGAGCCCCGTCGCCTCCGCCACCCGGTAGGCGTCGATGACGAAGAAGCGCAGGTTCTTCTCCAGGATCGCCACCTGGAGGTCGCGCGGCAGGCGATCCCAGGCGCGCTCCGGCGGCGCGATGGTGTTGAGGAGGAAGACGCCTCCCTCGGCCGCCACCCGCATCAGGTCGATGGTCTCGAGGAAGCTCTCCTGATGGCAGGCCACGAAGCTGGCGGAGTCGATCAGGTAGGTGGAGCGGATCGGACGGGGGCCGAAGCGCAGGTGGGAGACGGTGACCGATCCGGCTTTCTTCGAGTCGTAGACGAAATAGCCCTGCGCGTGGCGGTCGGTCTGCCCGGCGATGATCTTGATCGAGTTCTTGTTGGCGCTCACGGTGCCGTCGGAGCCGAGACCGAAGAAGACGGCGCGCACCGTCTCGGGCAATTCGGTGGAGAAGGAGCGATCCCACGGCAGCGAGGTTCCGGTGACGTCGTCGACGATCCCCACGGTGAAGTGGTTCCGCGGCCGCTCGGCGGCGAGCTCGGAGAAGATGCCGGCCACCATGGCGGGGGTGAACTCCTTCGAGGAGAGGCCGTACCGGCCGCCGACGATCCGGGGGCGCGCGGCGAATGGAGCGATCGATTGCTCCAGGGCCTCCTCGACGGCGGCCACCACGTTGAGGTAGAGCGGCTCGCCGAGGCTTCCCGGCTCCTTGGTGCGATCCAGCGCCGCGATCGACCGGACGGTCGCGGGCAGGGCCTCCATGAAACGGCGGGCCGAGAAGGGAAGGAACAGGCGGACCTTGACCAGCCCGACGCGCTCGCCGCGCCGGACCAGCTCCTCGACCGCCTCCTCGGCGGCGCCGGAGCCCGAGCCCATGAGGACGATCACGCGCTCCGCCTCGGGCGATCCGACGTAATCGAAGAGACGGTATCGCCGGCCGATGCGGTCGGCGAAGCGGTCCATCGCGCCTTGGACGATCTCGGGGCAGGCGAGGTAGAAGCGGTTCACCGCTTCGCGGGCCTGGAAGAAGACGTCGGGGTTCTGCGCCGTTCCTCGCAGGGTCGGATGATCGGGGGTCAGGGCGCGCGACCGGTGCGCGCGGATCCACTCGTCGTCGATCAGGGCCCGCAGGTCCGCGTCGGACAGCACCTCGATCTTCTGGATCTCGTGCGACGTCCGGAAGCCGTCGAAGAAGTGCAGGAAGGGGACGCGCGACTCGAGCGTGGCGGCGTGGGCGACGGCTGCCAGGTCCATGGCCTCCTGCACGGAGCCGGAGGCGAGCAGCACGAAGCCGGTGGCGCGGGCCGCCATCACGTCGCTGTGATCGCCGAAGATCGACAGCGCCTGGCAGGCGACGGAGCGGGCGGCGACGTGGAACACGGCCGGAGTCAGCTCGCCGGCGATCTTGTACATGTTGGGGATCATCAGCAGAAGGCCTTGCGAGGCGGTGAAGGTGGTGGCCAGCGAGCCGGCGGTCAGCGCCCCGTGGATGGCGCCGGCGGCGCCCCCTTCGCTCTGCATCTCGATAACGCGTGGAACGGTCCCCCATAGATTCTGCCGTCCGGCGGCCGACCAGGCGTCGGCCCACTCGCCCATGGCGGAGGAAGGGGTGATGGGGTAGATGGCCACGACTTCGCTCAGGGCATAGGCGATCCGCGCCGCCGCTTCGTTGCCGTCGATCGCCTCGAGGATCCGACTCATGATGCGTTCCCTCCCCAGCTCCCGCGGATGACAGGCCGCCCGCCATCTCCTTGACGCCACGCTCTTTGAAACAGCAGATTCCGTGCCATTCGAATCTGGCCCATCAGGCGCTTCCCGAGTGAGCCCCGTGGGACGACGCGAATACTTTGCTCCCCCCCTGCCCGCCCCGCGCAATTTTTTCCGATTCACTTGATCTGGTTCAGGAAGTCAGATCTTCAGGGAGTGCTCGCGGCGGGTCTGCACCCAAAGCCACCTCGATGAGATCGTCTGGAAAGGACGCGCCTCCGTTCCCTAGGCACTTCCCGGCGTCCGTCCCGCGAAGCGCACTGGCATGCACTCTGCTTAGTCGACAGAGAGGACGCACGAGGGCGCGTAAAGCGATGGTGGTCGGGGCCGCGAGGCGAACCCGCCGCCATGGCGAAGGAAAGAAGATGAGCGATCCGGAAAGACTCCGCGGGCAAATCAGGCAGATCAGGTCCCTCATCTTTGCGGCCCGCCAGCGGATTGCCGGCCTGCGGCCCATCTGGGGCGCTTACCTGGCCGGGGAGACGATGAACGGCCTGGACGAAGCGCTGGACCAGCTGGAGAAAGAGATGGGGCTGGCGCCGAAGGCCGAGAAAGGCCTGAGGATGCCCCGTCACTGCTAGATCTTCTCTCCCGGGGTCGACGTGGAAGCCATCATGCTCGAGACGGCGAAGTAGCGTCTCCGCAAGCGCTTTCCAGTCAATGCCCGCCTCTGTTAATGTACACGCCCGGAATGCTTGTTCCGTCGCGTGGGATCCCTACGAAACCAGAAGCCGCCTCGGAGACGCTTTACAGAGCCTTGCAGCGCTCGATTGATGCGTAGGGACGGTCATGGATCCGCACTAGGAGTGAACGGAGGCAACTTCGCGGTCAGTTGCGGCAAGCTCGTTCTCAATGGGCGCAATCCCAAGGAGGAGATGAGGAAGCAATGACCCTCTCGACCAACAAGCGACTCCGCGTCACCGGCTTTCTGAGAGTTCTCGCCTGGAGCCCCTTGGGTCTCTCTGGGCTCGGGCTCGCGATCGTGTCGGGGATCCTTCTGCTCCTGTTCGCGTTTGCCGGACCGCTCGGAATCGAGACCGGACCCTATTTCGGAATCGTCGCCTGGATTCTGTTACCGGCCCTCTTCGTCCTCGGTTTGCTGTTGACGCCTATCGGTTACTTGCGCGCCCGCCGGCGGCTGTCGGAAGGCGACGCCGTGCAGAAACTTGCGTTGCCGATCCTGGATTTCAACAATCCGCGTCTTCGTCGGAACCTCCTCCTCTTCGTTGGACTCAGCTTCGCCAACTTGCTGATTCTTGGCATGGCGTCGTATCAAGGCGTGCACACCATGGAGTCCAACGCCTTCTGCGGCTTGACCTGCCATAGAGTCATGGAACCGGAGTACACCGCTTTCCAGTTCTCGCCGCATGCGAGCGTGAAATGCGTGGATTGTCACGTCGGACCCGGCGCCACCGGTTTCGCGCGTGCGAAGCTCTCCGGAGTGCGGCAGCTCTTCTCCGTGGTCCGAGGAAGCTATGCTCGTCCCATTCCAGCGCCCGTCGAGAACCTTCGTCCGGCGCGCGAGACCTGTGAGGCCTGCCACTGGCCGGCCGAGGATCATGGAGATCGCCTCCGGATCCGGGAGCGCTACAACGATGACGAAAAATCATCCAGGCGTACGACGGTGCTGCTTCTCCACGTCGGCGGCGCCATCAAGGGAGGAGGCGAAGGACACGGAATCCATTGGCACATGAATCTCGCGAACGAGATCACCTATCTCCCTGTCGATAGGGAGAGGACCAAGATTCCGTGGGTGAGGCTCAAGGACGCTGCGGGGAGGATCACCGAGTTCTCGGTCGCCGATTCAGGCTTGTCGAAGGAAGAGATTGCCAGGGCACCCAAGCGAACAATGGACTGTATCGACTGCCATAATCGCCCGGCCCACCGCTTCAGCCTGCCCGAAGAGGCCGTGGACGAAGCAATCCGTGAGCGTGGGCTGGATCGGAACCTTCCTTACTTGAGACGCGAGATGATATCGGCGCTGAAGGCGTCCTATATCGACAAGTCAGCGGCACAGCGTGGAATCGCCGAGTCTCTCGCGAAATTCTATCGGGAGAGTTATCCGGAAGTCTCCGCCAGCTCCCAAGCAGCGATCGGTAAAGCCGCCGCGGCGGCGCAGGTCATCTACGAGCGAAACGTTTTCCCCGGAATGAGGGTGGGATGGGCCGTCCATCCGGATCACCTCGGCCACGAACACGCTCCGGGTTGCTTCCGATGCCACGATGGTGAGCACAAGAGTTCTGACGGCAGGGAGATCAGCCAGGACTGCGGGACGTGTCATACCCTGTTGGCGGTCGAGGAGGAGGAGCCGCCGATTCTGAAAACGCTCGCAGGGCAGTAGCATCGCCTGTCCCGGGCTTTGAAGAGTTCAGAAGGCCTCGGCAGGACTTACTTGCCAGCCGGCTTCTGGGGATTCGGATGCGCAATCTTCGCGCTGGCGGTCGCGAAGTCGAATCCCTTGTGCGTCGGATTTTCAGGGTTGTGGCAGTGCTTGCAAGTCTCCTCGGACGGCACAACCAATCCCGCCGCTGCCGCCTGCGCATGATCCTTCATGACGGCCATGGAATAGTAGTCTCCGCCGGCGCCGTGGCAGGACTCGCATCCGACACCTTCCTCCGCCTTGTACTTGTCGGTCAGCATCTGGGCCGGGGCCCCGTAGCCGGTCACGTGGCACTTGAGACATTCGGGAGCTTTCTGCGGATCGGCGATCCCCTTGGCTGCCCCCACTTTCTTCGCTTCTTCGGTGCCGAGTGTGGCGAAGGCCTGAGCGTGCTTCGACTGGGCCCACTTGCTGTACTGCGCTCCCTTCGCCGGCGAGTTGTGGCACAGCTTGCATTTCTCTGAGCCCACGAACTTGTGCGCCGCGCCGGCTGCCCCCGCTTCGCTCAAACACAACCCAAGCGCCGCGAAGGCCGCAAGACTCGTCAGGGTCAACGCGCCGAACCGCTTCATCGGTCCTCCGTGAGTTTTGACTGTTCGTATTCGTTGTTGTCCCCAGACAACTCCTCTATACAATCTCTTTCCTCCAGGCGCAACCAGACGCGTGCCCTTCGAAGCAGCCCTGACGATGCGGAACCATTCTGCTCGCTCTGCCGGGGCGCTCGGAGGGTAACGTTTGGCAACCTGGAGAGCGCGTGCGTGGGACCTCGGAGGCACAAGCCGACGGATCCCGCGCAGCAACCGCCTTTCAGGCCGCGGACTGCGGCTTCCTGTCCGGATGCGCTTCGGCCGCGATCTGCCTCTCCGCCTCGAGCCAATCCTCAAACTCGTGCCCGGGCTCGCCCCCCCTCCTCTCGTAGAGTTCGTAGGCCTTGCGGGCGATCATCTCGTGACGCATCCCTTCGTCCTGAAAAGAGGGCCTTTGGCGCGAGGCGCCTTTCACGACGCCTGGCTTCGATTTGTTTCGCATGACTCTCTCCTCGAGTTCCGTGCGGCCTCTGGGCGGGCCGCCTTTATCCGAAGCTTGGAGTCCCAGTCACTCCAAGTCCCTCCCCGCGCCGCCAGCACCGACAAGCGGCCTTGCGTTTCCGGAGGGAAATTTTTCAGGAAGTCCCTCGAGAGGTTGAGCAGCGCCGCGCGGCGATAGGCTTATAAAAGAAAACTCCCGACGGGGCATGGTCAAGTCGCTGGCGCTGGTGCCTGTCGCTCCGATCACGACGCAAATCGGAGCCGCGAAGCCGCCAGGACTGTTCGCGTGAAGGAGATCATAATTCACGAGGGTGCCTCCCGGCGAATTGACCAGCACGATTTCTCCGTTCAGGGGTCGACGCGAGGGGGCAGGGAGGGACGGGCGAGCGCGGCGGAGAGATCGCGCGAGGTTTCGGGACGCCGGGAGTAGCGGAGCCTGCGCTCCACGCGTCTCTGGAAGCGCATGGCGAAGGCTTTCGAGAGCGCGCGCAGGCGAAGCTCCTTCCACCAGTACTTTCGCGGATTGTCCATGAGGTGGCGGCACTCCTCCGGCAGCAGGACCAGGCTCACGTGCACGTTCGGCGCGACGCCGATGGGAAGATCCTTCTCCATGCAGGCCTCGTAGAGGCGGCGGAAGAGCGGCACGAGCTCCTCCGTCTTCGGGGGAGCGAAATCCTCCATGTCGGTGCCGGTGAGGGGACGGAAGACGCAGACGGTCGGGATAGCGCCGACCGAGGCGATCCAGTCAATGGCGGCGATCGAGGAGGCGGGGGGCTCCAGCCCGGCGATGATCTCGCCGTTGGAGACCCAGGGCTCCCAGCCGGCCCGCGACAGGCGGGCGCAATACTCGACCGCCCCGAGATAACGCGAAAGCCCGTATTCCCGCGCCTTGCCCGGGCAGAACTTCTTGAAGATCTCCTCGTCGAAGATCTCGAAGCAGAAGGAGGCGCGGTTGACTCCCAGGTCGCGCAGGTAGTCGTAGCGTTTCAAGTCGTGATGCGGAGGGGTCTGTACTCCCGCCAGGAGTCCCGTCTCCTCCTTCACCCGCCGCAGGAACGGCTCGAGGATGTCCAGGTAAGTGTCGCCTTCGTAGTGCCCCGTGTTGAAATCGACGTAGGTGATCTCCGACTCCTCGCGCGCCGCGCGTACCACCTCCATCACCTCGTCCACCGATTTCTCGGTGTCGTCGTCGACTCCGAGGTTCAATCCCACCGAGCAGAATCTGCAGTTGACCTTCGGTTTCTCGGTCCAATACTCGCAGACCTTGGCCTGGTAGATGCCGAGGTAAGTGCCCTGCAGAGTCCCAATCCGGGTCATCGGCTTGCCGCTCGACGTCGAGCGCTCGTACCAGGCGGGCCGCGGCGCGAGGCGCACCGGGATCCCTTCCTCGCTCCGGGACGAAGGAATGAAAGAGGCGCTGGCGACGGAGGAGCGCTCGCGGTGGCGGCGGAGAACGTACCGCCCCTGCTCGCGGTAGAGCACGTAGGGAGACGCGGCCGCGAATTTCTCGGTGACCGGGACGTTGGTCCACAACCCGCCGGGAAGGATCAGCTCGAGGCCCGAGCCCAGGCCCGCCCGGGTCCGGAGGATTTGGCGGCCTCCGTCCTCCACGACGTAGCACGAGTCGTCGAGACGCATGCCGCGGCAGTAGAGGTCGAGTTTCAGGAGGGCCGGGTTGCGCCGGATGTCCGTTTCCAAAGCGGCTTCCTCGAAAACTTGAGGTAATTCCGCGAGCCGACCGGCTGCCTTGCCGGAATGGCAGGGTGCCGATTTCCTTTTGGAGGTGATTGTGCAACCCTTGTGCCGCGCCATAAGACCCGCCGACCTTCCGGAGAGACTCCCTGGGGCGATCTTGAGGAAGGCAGCCTCCGCCGCTGGTGGACATGGATTAACCTTCTGATTAACATGAAGTTCCCCATGCCCCGGCGGGGCCGATTCGGCCCTTTGCCGGTGGCCGGACCCCCGGCGCCTCTTCATTATTTAAGGGGCCGCGGCGCCTGGGGCCGTGCCTGGCGAAAATAATTCGCGCCGCTGGAACGGGCCGGCTTGGCGGCGCAGGGTGATGGCATGAGGTATGGCGTGAAGTATGCACAAGCAGCAAAAGGTCAGTATTCGCCAACCGATGACGCCCATCATAAGAAGAACATGGCCACCAAATCGCAAATCATGAATCGTGTCGTCCTGGGGCTGGTCGTAGCAGGGATCAGCGCGGGGCTCGTCCTGCAGATCATGGGAAACCGGGACGCGGCGGGCGTGGTGTGGGCGGCCACGACGATGGCGGCGCTGGTCCCCCTGACTCTCTCCGTCGTGAGAGACCTGCTCTCCTGGAAAGCCGGCGTCGACGTCATCGCCCTCTTGGCCATGGGAGGATCCCTGGCTCTCGGGGAATACCTGGCCGGGGCCGTCATCGCCCTGA
This genomic interval from Candidatus Polarisedimenticolia bacterium contains the following:
- the nifJ gene encoding pyruvate:ferredoxin (flavodoxin) oxidoreductase is translated as MSRILEAIDGNEAAARIAYALSEVVAIYPITPSSAMGEWADAWSAAGRQNLWGTVPRVIEMQSEGGAAGAIHGALTAGSLATTFTASQGLLLMIPNMYKIAGELTPAVFHVAARSVACQALSIFGDHSDVMAARATGFVLLASGSVQEAMDLAAVAHAATLESRVPFLHFFDGFRTSHEIQKIEVLSDADLRALIDDEWIRAHRSRALTPDHPTLRGTAQNPDVFFQAREAVNRFYLACPEIVQGAMDRFADRIGRRYRLFDYVGSPEAERVIVLMGSGSGAAEEAVEELVRRGERVGLVKVRLFLPFSARRFMEALPATVRSIAALDRTKEPGSLGEPLYLNVVAAVEEALEQSIAPFAARPRIVGGRYGLSSKEFTPAMVAGIFSELAAERPRNHFTVGIVDDVTGTSLPWDRSFSTELPETVRAVFFGLGSDGTVSANKNSIKIIAGQTDRHAQGYFVYDSKKAGSVTVSHLRFGPRPIRSTYLIDSASFVACHQESFLETIDLMRVAAEGGVFLLNTIAPPERAWDRLPRDLQVAILEKNLRFFVIDAYRVAEATGLGRRINTVMQTCFFAISGVMPKHEAIEAIKESIRKSYGKKSEQIASMNFAAVDGALAQLHEVTIPAAAPAARWRPPVLSGRAPDFVQRVTAEIMAGRGDLLPVSALPVDGTYPTDTARWEKRNIALEVPAWDESWCIQCNKCALVCPHAAIRVKAYPGEALAGRPETFKSMDWKGSEFPAGTRYTVQVAAEDCTGCGLCVEICPARNKTETRLKAINMSPQAPLREAERKNYGFFLELPEADRGAVRLDTVKGSQLLQPLFEYSGACAGCGETPYVKLLSQLFGDRLMVANATGCSSIYGGNLPTTPWSANRDGRGPAWSNSLFEDNAEFGLGFRLSLDQQRDYARELLRRFAPALGSELTGSLLAPDPAGEAGIAARREQVEALKRKMAGIEEPGAKDLLALADHLVRKTVWIVGGDGWAYDIGFGGLDHVLASGRDVNVLVLDTEVYSNTGGQASKATPRAAVAKFAEAGKPGPRKDLALLAMSYGNIYVARIAMGASDAQTVKAFLEAEAYPGPSLIIAYSHCIAHGINMGLGMQQQKLAVQSGYWPLLRFNPAKAREGVNPLQLDSKPPQMPLKEYAYRETRYRMLTLSRPEEAKRLLDLAQEDVAERWRTLEELARPWKQPESETERKVGHGA
- a CDS encoding NapC/NirT family cytochrome c, giving the protein MTLSTNKRLRVTGFLRVLAWSPLGLSGLGLAIVSGILLLLFAFAGPLGIETGPYFGIVAWILLPALFVLGLLLTPIGYLRARRRLSEGDAVQKLALPILDFNNPRLRRNLLLFVGLSFANLLILGMASYQGVHTMESNAFCGLTCHRVMEPEYTAFQFSPHASVKCVDCHVGPGATGFARAKLSGVRQLFSVVRGSYARPIPAPVENLRPARETCEACHWPAEDHGDRLRIRERYNDDEKSSRRTTVLLLHVGGAIKGGGEGHGIHWHMNLANEITYLPVDRERTKIPWVRLKDAAGRITEFSVADSGLSKEEIARAPKRTMDCIDCHNRPAHRFSLPEEAVDEAIRERGLDRNLPYLRREMISALKASYIDKSAAQRGIAESLAKFYRESYPEVSASSQAAIGKAAAAAQVIYERNVFPGMRVGWAVHPDHLGHEHAPGCFRCHDGEHKSSDGREISQDCGTCHTLLAVEEEEPPILKTLAGQ
- a CDS encoding multiheme c-type cytochrome codes for the protein MKRFGALTLTSLAAFAALGLCLSEAGAAGAAHKFVGSEKCKLCHNSPAKGAQYSKWAQSKHAQAFATLGTEEAKKVGAAKGIADPQKAPECLKCHVTGYGAPAQMLTDKYKAEEGVGCESCHGAGGDYYSMAVMKDHAQAAAAGLVVPSEETCKHCHNPENPTHKGFDFATASAKIAHPNPQKPAGK
- a CDS encoding DUF2934 domain-containing protein gives rise to the protein MRNKSKPGVVKGASRQRPSFQDEGMRHEMIARKAYELYERRGGEPGHEFEDWLEAERQIAAEAHPDRKPQSAA
- a CDS encoding radical SAM protein, producing the protein METDIRRNPALLKLDLYCRGMRLDDSCYVVEDGGRQILRTRAGLGSGLELILPGGLWTNVPVTEKFAAASPYVLYREQGRYVLRRHRERSSVASASFIPSSRSEEGIPVRLAPRPAWYERSTSSGKPMTRIGTLQGTYLGIYQAKVCEYWTEKPKVNCRFCSVGLNLGVDDDTEKSVDEVMEVVRAAREESEITYVDFNTGHYEGDTYLDILEPFLRRVKEETGLLAGVQTPPHHDLKRYDYLRDLGVNRASFCFEIFDEEIFKKFCPGKAREYGLSRYLGAVEYCARLSRAGWEPWVSNGEIIAGLEPPASSIAAIDWIASVGAIPTVCVFRPLTGTDMEDFAPPKTEELVPLFRRLYEACMEKDLPIGVAPNVHVSLVLLPEECRHLMDNPRKYWWKELRLRALSKAFAMRFQRRVERRLRYSRRPETSRDLSAALARPSLPPRVDP